A segment of the Thermodesulfobacteriota bacterium genome:
AAATAAGGGGCGGCGCTTGTCGCCCCTTTTATTTTAACTATTCCAATTCTAGACAATTCAATATAAAATAGAGCCTATGTTAGCCCTTTTATTAAGCCTAATAATAAGCGCACTAAGCATTTTAATTGTAGGTTATATAATCCCTGGGTTTTCGGTTCAGGACTTTGGCTCTGCGCTTATAGCAGCAGTTGTTATAGGTATTATTAATGCAACTATAGGTATCTTTCTAAAAATTATCACAATCCCGATATCTATACTTACTTTTGGCATATTCTTTTTAGTAATAAATGCTCTTATGCTGATGTTCGCATCGTCACTATTATCACCAGGATTTAGTGTTAGCGGTTTTTGGGCGGCCTTTTTCGGCGCTATAGTACTCGCAATAGTGAATATGCTGATTAGAGGTTTGATAGGCGCTGGAAAGTAAAACTACTTATGAGGCTCGACTATTATCTTTATTGAGTCCCCGCCCTGCTCGACCATACGAAATCCCTCTCCAGTTTCAGAAAGCGGAACTCTGTGAGTTACCATATCGGCAACATTTACTCTTCTTGAGCTAATTAGCTCGAGCGCAATAGCCAAATCCTCAGGAGATGCTGCGTAGGAGCTTAGTGTTTTCACTCCAGACCACCAATAGTCGTTAAAAGGAATCTCAATTTTAGTATCAGGCCCTGAAGGTGCAAAAAATAAGATCGTACCTCCGGGCTCAACTAGATCAAAAGCTTGCTCTAAAACCGGTTTTGCACCAATACATACCGCAACAAAATCTGCGAGTCTGCCGTCATTAACCTCTCTAATATGAGAGGCAATATCTTTATCTGCATGAATTGGATAATCGGCTCCAAACTCTTTCGCAATACTGAGTTTGTAATCACTAATATCCGTAGCAATTATTTTCCCTGCGCCCTGTGCCTTTGCTAGTTGAACATGGAGCAGCCCTGTCATTCCGCTGCCCATTACAGCCACTGTGTCGGTCATCTGAAACCCAGCCAAACGCTGACCTCTCACAACACAGCCAAGAGGTTCTACGAATGAAGCTTCTTCATAACTAACATTATCCGGGAGCTTTAGCACTCCACGGTCCACATTAATCTCAGGGATACGTATATATTCAGAGAATCCACCCGGGTCAAAGCTAGTTGATCTAAGAGTTGGACAAGCGGAATGATTTCCTCTTAGACAGTGATAACAGGTGTTACAGGGAACATGATGAGTTGCAATAACGCGCTCGCCAACACTGAATTTAGAAACTTTATCTCCAACCTCAACTACCTCACCCGCAATTTCATGCCCTAAGACTAAAGGGGCTTTTGGTAGTCTGTACCACTCCATAAGGTCACTTCCGCAAATACCGCTTGCATAGACGCGGATAAGAATTTCAGAAGGACCAATTTTTGGAACGTTCATCTCCTCAAGCCGCACGTCCGCATTCTTGTAGTACATTGCTACTTTCATAGTTATATTCTGAAAATGTTCTGCCAGAGCCTAGGCGTTTGCCGCCTTCTTCGTTTCCTCTTCCTTAAGACTAAGGAATATGTCATGAGCCTGCTTTGCATTGTTGTTCTCATGAACAATTGACCTGATGGCTCTTAACACTGCAACCGGATGATCGTTTTGCCAAATGTTTCTTCCCATATCAACGCCAATTGCGCCCTGCTCAAGTGCATTGTAAGTCATTTCAAATACGTCCAT
Coding sequences within it:
- a CDS encoding zinc-dependent dehydrogenase, with product MKVAMYYKNADVRLEEMNVPKIGPSEILIRVYASGICGSDLMEWYRLPKAPLVLGHEIAGEVVEVGDKVSKFSVGERVIATHHVPCNTCYHCLRGNHSACPTLRSTSFDPGGFSEYIRIPEINVDRGVLKLPDNVSYEEASFVEPLGCVVRGQRLAGFQMTDTVAVMGSGMTGLLHVQLAKAQGAGKIIATDISDYKLSIAKEFGADYPIHADKDIASHIREVNDGRLADFVAVCIGAKPVLEQAFDLVEPGGTILFFAPSGPDTKIEIPFNDYWWSGVKTLSSYAASPEDLAIALELISSRRVNVADMVTHRVPLSETGEGFRMVEQGGDSIKIIVEPHK
- a CDS encoding phage holin family protein translates to MLALLLSLIISALSILIVGYIIPGFSVQDFGSALIAAVVIGIINATIGIFLKIITIPISILTFGIFFLVINALMLMFASSLLSPGFSVSGFWAAFFGAIVLAIVNMLIRGLIGAGK